In Helianthus annuus cultivar XRQ/B chromosome 3, HanXRQr2.0-SUNRISE, whole genome shotgun sequence, a single window of DNA contains:
- the LOC110930426 gene encoding haloacid dehalogenase-like hydrolase domain-containing protein Sgpp, protein MPHEISEKRKSAFTTLVPLEAVLFDIDGTLCDSDPIHFVVLRELLQRTGFNGGIPIDEDFFAQNISGKLDDDIAAVLFPNDIERGLKLCEEKEERFRKLVKEKAMPIKGLYKLTKWVEDHGLKRAAVTNSPRPNAELMISTLGLTDFFHHNIIIGDECEHAKPAPDPYLKALKLLNVSKDHTFICEDSVSGIKAGVAAGMPVIGLTTRNPKHVLMKANPTLLIENYEDPKLWEVLGKLNKRENEA, encoded by the exons ATGCCCCATGAAATTTCAGAGAAAAG AAAATCTGCATTTACAACACTTGTTCCACTTGAAGCGGTATTGTTCGATATTGATGGAACTCTTTGTGATTCAGATCCCATCCACTTCGTTGTTCTTCGAGAATTGCTTCAAAGG ACTGGTTTCAACGGTGGGATTCCAATAGATGAAGATTTTTTTGCTCAAAATATTTCCGGAAAGCTTGATGACGACATTGCAGCTGTTCTTTTCCCTAATGATATCGAAAGAGGTTTAAAATTATGTGAAGAAAAAGAAGAACGTTTTAGGAA GTTGGTGAAGGAAAAAGCTATGCCCATAAAGGGTCTATACAAGTTAACTAAATGGGTTGAAGATCATGGGCTGAAACGGGCCGCTGTTACTAATTCCCCTAGGCCCAATGCTGAGCTCATGATCTCAACTCTTGGCTTAACCGATTTCTTCCATCATAATATTATCATTGGTGATGAGTGTGAGCATGCCAAACCGGCACCAGATCCTTACCTAAAGGCTCTTAAACTTCTCAATGTTTCTAAAGACCATACTTTCATTTGtgag GATTCAGTTTCGGGGATAAAGGCGGGTGTTGCAGCTGGAATGCCAGTTATTGGATTAACGACTAGAAATCCCAAACATGTGCTCATGAAAGCAAATCCTACGCTTCTCATTGAAAATTATGAAGACCCCAAACTATGGGAAGTCTTAGGAAAACTTAATAAAAGGGAGAATGAAGCTTGA
- the LOC110930428 gene encoding haloacid dehalogenase-like hydrolase domain-containing protein Sgpp isoform X2 yields the protein MLDDDIAAVLFPNDIERGLKLCEEKKERFRKLVKEKAMPIKGLYKLTKWVEDHGLKRAAVTNSPRPNAELMISTLGLTDFFNHNIIIGDECEHAKPAPNPYLNALKLLNVSKDHTFICEDSVSGIKAGVAAGMPVIGLTTRNPKHMLMKANPTLLIENYEDPKLWEVLGELNKRENEA from the exons ATGCTTGATGACGACATTGCAGCTGTTCTTTTCCCTAATGATATCGAAAGAGGTTTAAAATTATGTGAAGAAAAAAAAGAACGTTTTAGGAA gTTAGTGAAAGAAAAAGCTATGCCCATAAAGGGTCTATACAAATTAACTAAATGGGTTGAAGATCATGGGCTGAAACGGGCCGCTGTTACTAATTCCCCTAGGCCCAATGCTGAGCTCATGATCTCAACTCTTGGCCTAACTGATTTCTTCAATCATAATATTATCATTGGTGATGAGTGTGAGCATGCTAAACCGGCACCAAATCCTTACCTAAACGCTCTTAAACTTCTCAATGTTTCTAAAGACCATACTTTCATTTGTGag GATTCAGTTTCGGGGATAAAGGCGGGCGTGGCAGCTGGAATGCCGGTTATTGGATTAACGACTAGAAATCCCAAACACATGCTCATGAAAGCAAATCCTACACTTCTCATTGAAAATTATGAagacccaaaactatgggaagtCTTAGGAGAGCTTAATAAAAGGGAGAATGAAGCTTGA
- the LOC110932430 gene encoding uncharacterized protein LOC110932430 codes for MGRGEEYRLPDSISGKWSDINKKCTNFQTVYQRLYSGWKSGSSDEDITQEALVEYTNANGHFPYMKCWQILRHSPKWAVVSTPSGRSGNTRPSKRSKTNESGEPETPTSDARNIGLNEDIPDDEPVEELPRPPGRKSRAKKPESSSMSMGTNMSHAFSEINKRLQDIHELGNKRLEENEKVTEIMRDRQWAHDFDFYSKPHDHLTGKALKMALAQKERIEKKYNF; via the coding sequence ATGGGTAGGGGAGAGGAATACCGCCTACCGGACTCTATATCGGGGAAGTGGTCCGATATAAACAAAAAgtgcacaaactttcaaaccgtgTACCAACGCTTGTATTCCGGGTGGAAAAGTGGAAGTAGCGATGAAGACATTACGCAAGAGGCATTGGTCGAGTATACGAACGCTAATGGCCATTTCCCGTACATGAAGTGTTGGCAAATCCTTCGCCATAGCCCCAAATGGGCCGTCGTATCTACTCCTAGTGGTCGTTCGGGAAATACACGGCCATCAAAGAGGTCCAAAACAAACGAGTCGGGTGAACCCGAAACGCCAACATCCGACGCTCGAAACATCGGCTTGAACGAGGATATTCCGGATGACGAGCCGGTGGAGGAGCTACCAAGACCGCCCGGAAGAAAAAGCCGGGCGAAAAAACCCGAGTCGTCGTCGATGTCTATGGGAACGAATATGAGTCACGCATTTTCGGAGATAAACAAGCGGCTTCAAGACATACACGAACTCGGTAACAAACGTTTGGAGGAGAACGAAAAAGTTACGGAGATTATGCGGGATCGACAATGGGCTCACGACTTTGACTTCTACTCCAAACCGCACGACCACTTAACGGGAAAAGCTTTGAAAATGGCGTTGGCACAAAAGGAGcggattgaaaaaaaatataatttttga
- the LOC110930425 gene encoding tobamovirus multiplication protein 2A has product MACKGFLECLLKLLNFLLTLIGLAMIGYGVYMFVMYKDAMDHDFEPPHGKLIQLGRPMLMAVSLSHLSIFDNLPTAWFIYLFIGIGAAVFIISCFGCIGAATRSGCCLTCYSVLVFLLIVVELGVASFIFFDKSWRAEIPPDKTGDFEMIYRFLEKNWEICRWVALGAVIFEAFVFLLACMVRAANAPPDYDSDDEYIAGPRQQRQPLISRQQVPATGIPVTGPLDSRPSRNDAWSARMREKYGLDTTEFTYNPNEPNRYPQGNVQPTEEKSGCSIM; this is encoded by the exons ATGGCTTGTAAGGGGTTTTTGGAGTGTTTGTTGAAGCTCCTGAACTTCTTGTTGACACTCATTGGTCTAGCTATGATCGGATACGGggtttacatgtttgttatgtaCAAAGACGCAATGGATCATGACTTTGAACCGCCACATGGAAAATTGATTCAGCTTGGCCGCCCTATGTTAATGGCTGTCTCGCTGTCTCACCTCAGCATATTTGATAACTTGCCTACTGCTTG GTTCATTTATCTATTTATTGGCATTGGTGCAGCTGTGTTTATCatatcttgttttggttgcatTGGAGCAGCAACCCGAAGTGGATGTTGCCTAACTTGT TATTCTGTCCTTGTGTTCTTGTTAATTGTGGTGGAATTGGGAGTCGCTTCTTTCATCTTCTTTGACAAAAGCTGGAGAGCG GAGATCCCGCCAGACAAAACTGGAGATTTCGAAATGATTTATAGATTTCTGGAGAAGAATTGGGAAATATGCAGATGGGTTGCTCTTGGGGCTGTTATATTTGAG GCTTTTGTATTCTTGTTAGCTTGTATGGTACGGGCTGCAAATGCTCCACCAGAttatgatagtgatgatgaataCATAGCGGGACCAAGGCAGCAACGACAACCATTGATCAGCCGACAACAAGTTCCTGCTACAGGTATTCCTGTTACTGGACCCCTTGATAGCCGTCCAAGCAGAAATGATGCATGGAGTGCACGAATGAGGGAAAAG TATGGGCTTGATACGACTGAGTTCACATACAACCCGAACGAGCCAAACAGGTATCCGCAAGGCAACGTTCAACCAACCGAGGAGAAAAGTGGGTGCTCGATCATGTAA
- the LOC110930424 gene encoding probable methyltransferase PMT14, with protein sequence MGSKNNPAHRRRSPLSIIIVFGLCCFFYLLGTWQKSGFGKGDSIAMDITKKTECEEDFSTLDFSSHHSIPIPDSSKPKAKMFKPCDMKYSYYTPCHEQDRAMKFPRENMVYRERHCPPQEEKLKCLIPAPKGYTTPFPWPKGRDYVHFANVPFKHLAVEKANQHWVEYQGNVFKFPGGGTMFPQGADAYIDELASVIPIKDGSVRTALDTGCGVASWGAYLMKRNVLAMSFAPRDNHEAQVQFALERGVPAIIGVLGSIKLPFPSRAFDMAQCSRCLIPWGESNGKYLMEVDRVLRPGGFWILSGPPINWKTYYQTWKRTKEDLKAEQRKIEKLAESLCWEKKYEKGDIAIWRKKVNAESCQMNSADFCESSDGDSVWYKEMETCVTPYPKVKNANEVAGGELKKFPARLQAVPPRVSKGLVPDVSVESYQEDSKLWKTYVGTYKKANRLIGTSRYRNIMDMNAGLGGFAAALDSNKLWVMNVVPTIAPDTLGVVYERGLIGIYHDWCEGFSTYPRTYDLIHGNGVFSLYENKCDLEGILLEMDRILRPEGVVLLRDEVDVLTKVMKIASGMRWDVKLLDHEEGPFVPKKIFVASKQYWVGNDTSSE encoded by the exons ATGGGGTCTAAGAACAATCCAGCGCATAGACGAAGAAGTCCGTTATCTATAATCATTGTTTTTGGGCTCTGCTGTTTCTTTTACTTGCTAGGAACATGGCAGAAAAGTGGTTTTGGAAAGGGAGACAGTATAGCGATGGACATAACTAAGAAAACCGAGTGTGAAGAAGACTTTTCCACCCTTGATTTCAGCTCTCATCACAGCATTCCAATTCCCGATTCTTCCAAACCAAAGGCCAAAATGTTCAAACCATGTGATATGAAATACTCTTACTACACACCTTGCCATGAACAGGACCGGGCCATGAAGTTCCCTAGAGAAAACATGGTGTATAGAGAAAGACACTGTCCTCCCCAAGAGGAAAAGTTAAAGTGTCTAATTCCAGCTCCAAAAGGGTATACAACTCCGTTCCCATGGCCAAAAGGGCGCGATTATGTTCACTTTGCTAATGTGCCTTTTAAACATTTAGCTGTTGAGAAGGCAAATCAGCATTGGGTTGAGTATCAGGGCAACGTTTTTAAGTTTCCTGGTGGTGGAACGATGTTCCCTCAAGGGGCAGATGCGTATATCGATGAGCTTGCATCAGTGATTCCGATTAAAGATGGCTCTGTCAGAACAGCTTTGGATACTGGTTGTGGG GTGGCAAGCTGGGGTGCTTACTTGATGAAAAGAAATGTGTTGGCAATGTCATTTGCACCAAGGGATAACCATGAAGCACAAGTGCAGTTTGCTTTAGAACGTGGCGTGCCTGCTATTATCGGTGTTCTTGGATCAATAAAACTTCCGTTTCCGTCAAGAGCATTTGATATGGCTCAGTGTTCACGATGTTTAATACCATGGGGCGAGAGCA ATGGGAAGTATttaatggaagttgatcgagttCTTAGACCTGGTGGATTTTGGATTTTGTCGGGTCCTCCAATCAATTGGAAGACATATTATCAGACATGGAAACGGACAAAAGAGGATTTGAAGGCAGAGCAAAGAAAGATTGAAAAACTCGCGGAATCTCTTTGCTGGGAGAAGAAATACGAGAAGGGAGATATTGCTATTTGGAgaaaaaaggtgaatgctgaATCCTGCCAAATGAATTCAGCGGATTTCTGTGAATCTAGTGATGGTGATAGCGTCTG GTACAAGGAAATGGAAACATGTGTAACTCCGTACCCTAAAGTCAAGAACGCGAATGAAGTGGCAGGAGGGGAGTTAAAGAAATTCCCAGCAAGGCTACAAGCAGTGCCACCTCGGGTATCTAAAGGACTAGTTCCAGATGTTTCTGTTGAGTCTTATCAAGAAGATAGTAAACTTTGGAAAACGTACGTTGGCACTTACAAAAAGGCAAATCGGTTAATTGGCACTTCAAGATATAGAAACATTATGGATATGAATGCTGGACTTGGAGGTTTTGCTGCAGCACTTGACTCGAATAAATTATGGGTGATGAATGTGGTACCTACCATTGCTCCGGATACATTGGGTGTTGTTTATGAACGAGGTCTTATCGGTATATATCATGACTG GTGTGAAGGCTTCTCAACTTACCCGAGGACATATGACCTTATTCATGGCAATGGCGTATTCAGCTTGTATGAAAACAA ATGTGATCTGGAAGGCATCCTTCTAGAAATGGATCGAATATTGAGACCGGAAGGTGTAGTGCTCCTGAGAGATGAAGTAGACGTGTTAACGAAGGTGATGAAGATTGCGTCTGGCATGAGATGGGATGTTAAGTTATTGGACCATGAAGAAGGACCCTTTGTCCCCAAGAAAATCTTTGTCGCCTCTAAACAATACTGGGTTGGCAACGACACGTCAAGCGAGTAA
- the LOC110930428 gene encoding haloacid dehalogenase-like hydrolase domain-containing protein Sgpp isoform X1, which produces MAHNFREKTGFNGGIPIDEDFFAQNISGMLDDDIAAVLFPNDIERGLKLCEEKKERFRKLVKEKAMPIKGLYKLTKWVEDHGLKRAAVTNSPRPNAELMISTLGLTDFFNHNIIIGDECEHAKPAPNPYLNALKLLNVSKDHTFICEDSVSGIKAGVAAGMPVIGLTTRNPKHMLMKANPTLLIENYEDPKLWEVLGELNKRENEA; this is translated from the exons ATGGCCCATAATTTCAGAGAAAAG ACTGGTTTCAACGGTGGGATTCCAATAGATGAAGATTTTTTTGCTCAAAATATTTCCGGAATGCTTGATGACGACATTGCAGCTGTTCTTTTCCCTAATGATATCGAAAGAGGTTTAAAATTATGTGAAGAAAAAAAAGAACGTTTTAGGAA gTTAGTGAAAGAAAAAGCTATGCCCATAAAGGGTCTATACAAATTAACTAAATGGGTTGAAGATCATGGGCTGAAACGGGCCGCTGTTACTAATTCCCCTAGGCCCAATGCTGAGCTCATGATCTCAACTCTTGGCCTAACTGATTTCTTCAATCATAATATTATCATTGGTGATGAGTGTGAGCATGCTAAACCGGCACCAAATCCTTACCTAAACGCTCTTAAACTTCTCAATGTTTCTAAAGACCATACTTTCATTTGTGag GATTCAGTTTCGGGGATAAAGGCGGGCGTGGCAGCTGGAATGCCGGTTATTGGATTAACGACTAGAAATCCCAAACACATGCTCATGAAAGCAAATCCTACACTTCTCATTGAAAATTATGAagacccaaaactatgggaagtCTTAGGAGAGCTTAATAAAAGGGAGAATGAAGCTTGA
- the LOC110932429 gene encoding uncharacterized protein LOC110932429 gives MQEQRGAMGSFSETLGFEHGSTSSDVVNSPSNRLPDCMSLNPASQEEENLTMWTVGEPGSSSGPSQSNQSHNEPRPDRGWPSLMKSCPEPSSSALSLGDRGSSSSSFSDPFGPSSDPFELEARQVSRKRKAVELSIGQSSSGVGSSNLFQRSEGGPSSWRTVSEDPPSDPTIPRLGLSIGEHSVRENAHRNVDPLPGNNNNQESDVSVLRLNLSVENSISNSNSSSLQSQLGLRVPALRRNLQSTREEGDGGWSSVKGKRVQNGYNGRDNNVVKKQYINVQPVHQISHRHRPPSPDSVNSLTFFPNIIII, from the exons ATGCAAGAACAGAGGGGTGCTATGGGTTCCTTTTCAGAAACATTAGGGTTCGAACACGGTTCAACATCAAGTGATGTCGTTAACTCTCCATCAAACCGGTTACCCGACTGCATGTCTTTGAACCCAGCAAGTCAAGAAGAGGAGAATCTAACTATGTGGACCGTAGGTGAACCCGGTTCAAGTTCTGGCCCGAGTCAATCAAACCAGAGTCATAACGAACCGCGACCAGACCGTGGGTGGCCTTCTTTGATGAAATCTTGTCCTGAACCTTCATCTAGCGCGCTTTCTTTGGGTGATCGTGGTTCATCCAGTTCATCGTTTTCCGATCCCTTTGGACCGTCTTCTGACCCTTTTGAGTTAGAGGCCCGTCAGGTTTCTCGTAAAAGAAAAGCAGTCGAGTTAAGCATTGGGCAATCTTCTTCAGGGGTCGGAAGTTCGAACTTGTTTCAAAGATCCGAGGGTGGTCCGAGTTCGTGGCGCACAGTTTCCGAAGACCCCCCTTCTGACCCGACTATCCCGAGACTTGGATTGAGTATCGGTGAGCACTCTGTTCGTGAAAACGCTCATAGAAATGTTGACCCGCTACCGGGTAATAATAACAATCAGGAGTCTGATGTTTCGGTTCTGAGACTTAACCTGTCAGTTGAGAATTCGATTTCGAATTCGAATTCATCCAGTCTTCAAAGCCAGCTTGGTTTACGGGTTCCAGCATTGAGAAGAAATTTACAATCAACACgagaggagggtgatggtgggtggag CTCTGTAAAAGGGAAACGAGTCCAAAATGGTTATAACGGCCGCGATAATAACGTCGTCAAAAAGCAGTATATAAACGTCCAGCCTGTCCACCAGATCTCCCACCGCCACCGACCGCCGTCTCCGGATTCCGTCAACTCCCTCACTTTCTTCCCCAATATCATTATTATATAA